The genomic DNA ATTCAATTCCTATTTCTTGTATCAGGAAATTGAGTTGGAAGCACTATTTCCGTAATACATTTTTACAggtatgtttttttttttttttttagtgtTAAGGAGTTTAAAAGAAACATTACTCGTTTTAGTACGAAaagagaaatttattatttctatgaCGTAAAATAAGCGTCGAATTACATATACAGAGGAAAAGAGAACTAATTACATCGCGATAGAACAATTACATCTGACGTCACAGAAGTGAGACGCTCAATTGCATTTATTCATTTCACGAAGAAGTCCGCTGAATCATATCCGACAATTAAGGACACTCGGAATGGATTACTAATCGTTCCATTATCCAAAGGAACCAATCTTCGTGTCATCGTAGATACACCGAGatccaaaataaaatttcgataaaGTAAATAACACGTGAAATCGATGTTCACGGGTTTGCTTCAAGAgttcttcgttcgttcgatcttgAGGAGAATCGTAACACGGAATTTCTCTGTCAGCAATGGAATCCTACAGTTGCTCGGGTTTTAAGCAACGATATCCTTATTTCGATGACCGAAGCTAGCTCCCTCGAGTCCGCGAAAAGAATTGATGTTTACCAGGAGGAGTAGCCAGAAGGGTAACTACCATGGCCTGGCCATCCGTTGTTGTATTTCTCAACGACCACTGTAGGTTGTGCGACCGGTACTGGAATCTGTTTCACGACTGGAACAGCATATGGAGCTGGTACTGGGACCTTGACTGGTACGCTGACTGGAACAGGCACTGGCCTATCAACTGGGACTGGCACGTGCTTGGTCACTGGGACTGGGTAGGGTTTCGGGACGTGAACGGGATACGGACGATCGACTGGGACGGCTACTGGTACCTGAAGAAAAGAACATGTCAATGATTAGATGAGCAACGTTCAATGATCCTTCATTGTGTCCACAAGGGACACGTCGATGATGTACTTTCATcaaatttacgataaaattttgatattttcttaaatcGAAGCTAGCTCAAAATGGTTGATCGCATAGATTGTTGCAATTCTGtattatacatgtacatacGATTAGCAAAAGTAACATAATCGATCGAGGAATTCACGTAAAATGAAGCCGTTCGATTTACGAAGTTTTCTAAGAAAGCCAGCACGCACGTGTGAGATTATTCTTGGCTTACGAAATCCTAGCACACATTTACATtgaaacgttaattaacgtccGACGATGAAGGCGCTGACTGCCAATCATGCGAACAGATATTCCGTGATAAATAGAGCGTGATTGGGAGCTCGAAGTTCTCGAAGTTCTCATTTATACTAGTTGCCTTGATTTCGATAGGAACGCGCATCAAATTTAATCTGTTATGCGAATCGGACGGAAAGCTTCCGTAAAAGATCCTATCGCTCTCGATTTCATGCTGCgacgatataaaaatttcccTATCTATGTtacgttttatttttccagaGCTTTCACGATATAGGTTAAGATATTGGAACACTTTTGTTCGTTCCTATACTCGACCGGTTGGTAATGAGCGAACCAAAGAAATGCAGATCTTTACCCTAACTGGGACAGGAACTTGTCTCTCAACGGGAACAGCTACTGGATGTGGCACTGGAACTGGAACTTCCCTGGTTAAGACGGATACTTGGCTGACTGGCACACCACCGCCGTAACCACCGCCGTAACCACCGCTGTAACCACCACTATAACCACCATAACTACCACCACCATATCCCAATCCATAGATTCCTCGTTTGTCTTTTTTAGTTTCGCCTGCAGCCTGTTCTTCGGCGAAGGCTACCGCCAAGAAGGCAAAGATGATGATGAGCTGAAAGAAAGATAATAATCAAATTCTAAGAAAAGAGAATCACTCCTCATGACGCGACAAAATCACTTAATAGCACAGAACTTTGTTTTAACCATAATGCTTATGTTTTAACCGTAGTGTATCACTAATAACAGAACAGTCtctatttgaaaaataatctcGATTAATCTTGATGCATTCAATTTTGAAAAGTATAGGATAGTTTTGTTTCAACGAAAAAACCAAGTCGTCTCAACTGCTGCTGGGTAAACTCGGTCTTGATCGTCAACAGAGACTGATCCTCAAGATCGTCAGACTGCCAAGATGTTCAATTGCTCACCTTAGCGTTCATGGTACTGCGCTGTTGGAGTTGGTTCGTCGTTGTTTTGCGACTGATGAGATACCAAGAAGATTCTCTGCTTTTATACGGTGTGACGACCACGACGAACCCTTGAGCAGGTCGGAGGTGGTAGGCAGTGTCGGGCCTACAGAAACGGTGAGAAGAAATTGGGCGTGGGGGCAAATAGAGGTCTCCGAAAAGCAATCCAAGGCAAAGCTCTTTCCGCTCTCTTTTTGTGAAAGATACATTATGGCCCCCTTCACCAATTCAGATTAATACTTTATTGCAATATTTTGTTGAgttttttcttaattatattttgaagCGTTAAGCTGTCATTAATCACTTGCAAAAAGTTTTCCTCTTTCTGGTACATTCGATATGAAGCTGTTCTCACGCATATACTACCGGAACATCCCTGACATCAGGGAAAAAAATGAGGAAAGGCGACAagatttttggaaatttaattttatctttaGAAAGACTTCACGAGTGCAAAATTCTTGAAATAATTCAACCGCGGGAAATGCGTTTCCCTTTCCTTTGGAACTGAATGCTACCATTTCAGAAAGTGACCGAATTTTTTGTTGGTTCATGCAATGTTCGACATTTACGTGGCCGCTTGTGCAAAATAATCTCTGGGAAACTGTAACGTGGCAGGTGATTGTTACGTTAACATCGTTGTAAACAGCGCAGTGTAATATGTATGACATAAGTATGGATTTGATACTCTAAATAAAATACTGCATCGAAAAAAAATTAGGATCGCTATTCCTGGTTGTAGCTCGATATACTTCGTTACGAGTTTAAtcgttatgcaaataaaatgaCGCAGCGCAATAAAAAACGTCGAAATGTTCTTCAAGATAAGCaataaggtagaaaatatcaAGGTGGACCAAAAATACGTTTAGCGCGATCAAGTGtctgaataattttttttaggcatgttacgatcgtttttttttctgaAATAAATGAAGGATACCTGTGTTGGATAGATATCATCCCGAAAATGCAAATCGTTTAATTAACTCAAGCAGTTTCCATAATAATCAAATTTTCTTGTTTCTAATAAAACCACATTTATCTTAACAAAAATCAATCAATATGCGATCAATGTCCAATCAAACTTGTGTCCACAAATTGTCTATAATACATTTCAAATTAAATGCAAATTGCTGCTCGATGCGATCCTAATCTAAGTTTCTACGATGATAAAATTTCGATGAAACTATTTATCTCATAATTGATAACTGTTGTCCGACTTgatgaatttcaaatttttgcGCTTGACATTTCGAACTACATCGACGATTCTCCTTGGCAAGAATGTTGGCTTGTTATAAATGGCAAGACAGTATTAAacaggagaagaaaaaagggtTCGCTCGTAGGAAATTTATGCAGAAGAACCCTCTGGACCGCTTTGTTCGGAGACATCGCATACCAGCCACATAATCCGCTGAGATTCTGAACAGCGTAGTCCCTCTCGTTTACCTTGTTCTTATTAGACCGATTGTTATTTTGTACTGTTAACGTCGATGATTCATTACCTTGATCGGAATAAGTAGATTTTTCTAACCCCTTGGAAGCGCTACGCAGATAAGATGTTTAGTGTTACAAGGTCTGTAGCGCCTGCAACAATGTTAATTGATCATCGCAATGACTTATTTCGTCTAAGCAGTGAGCGTCGCTCTGCCGTACCTTCACCTGAAAAAATCTGTGTGCGCGCTGTATTTTCGAACGATACTCTTACAATTAGTGCAGAGTTGTGGGAAAGAGGATGCTAATCTTTTAATGTTAAGCATTCTAGTGTTTCCAGTGAAAGACATTCTCAACAGAATCAGTGCGTTCCAATCGGCTGACATTCGTCGAAACATCAATCTCGATTCGTAGCTACGATGCGACGTATGCAACTGGATCGGatagaaattcaattttcgaaGGTACGAGACGGTACGAATCTTCACGGAGGAATACGCACGTCGTTCGTTGCATAAATCGCTTCTCGGTAGGTTTCGACACCGCAAAGTGGCTTTGtccttttcccttcttttcaGCATACAAACCTCCACGGTCCGTTTGTTACGCGTTCGAGATGGGCTCGTTCCTCGCGATTACACAATCGTAACCAACCAACGAAAATTCCATATTCGAATTTCGCTACGTTTACCCTAACAGGTTCTCTGATTGTTCTTACGTTTATGGATCAACAGTTTATAGGGTGATTCTGAAAATAGTATCGGGTAAAAAGATATCCTCAACAAGGACTCTACATGATCGGACGTTTTCTCGAATTTCAACAACAATTCACCGATAACTTTCGAACTGGAAAATTGATTTTGTCTAGTATGAAAACGCATGGTAATTGCGAATGAAGGAAAGTAATAAAGTAGCAAATACGTTTTATCGCTGTGTTACAAATACAACTTGAACGCGTATCACCAGGTATAAATCTTTATTGCTGGTCGTACACCTGAAAAGCGACCAATTTGTTCCATTTTAAGTGGGCAAAAGGGAACGGAACGATTGCGCGACTGACCGATCGCGTGTAGAAACATACCAAAAGTTTCACGTACGAATTATGTTGGTCTCATATCGTAACGATCTACGACATCGACCAAACCGTTTATTGTCATGAAAATGAGCATGATCGGTCCGTTATTACACGACGGAATGGCACTGGATTTCACTCATGTATTCTATCCAAAAAGAAAGTAAACTTTGTTTCCGTCCTCGATGTCGATATGTCGTCGAAATTGAAACGCCAAAAACTACTTCTATAAAGGGGATTATCTTATTGGCCAATCGAcaagaaatttcgaaatagcTAAATACCGATGAACTGGTTTTATTCTCTGATCGGACTTCGATTGTTGGCTTTCTTTTTAAGGGAATCATCCTTGATCCCTTAAATGTTAAGCAAAACATTTCTATGCGATATCCTTACGTTAATGTATACAGATTTGGACAAGTCGTTATTCACTTGATTTTAACAAGTCTAAACTGATTTTATACTGTGTGTAAATCGTAATTTTCGTACAGCTTTCTAGGCAAAAGATATAGTCGTATAAATAGCACTCTAACATTTCACAACGTATTTTCATACTCCAGAACTCCGAAATGTCGCTCAAGTTTGCAACATGAATACATTAATAATGGAGAAGgtcgatttataaaaattattcccTTGTGAAATAATCGCACAGGAATACCGCGAGAAATATTGTCAAGAACACGTTTGCTGCCAAAGgatgaagaaataattaattctcgAAATATATCGATAACTTTTTTATGTAACATGGAGACTAGATGAAACACGCAGATTTATTATTGTAACGTTAtcctataaaatattactGAAAGTTGCAAAAAAGAGCGACGCGAAGAAGAGGATTGATTAATGTCTAAACTTTGTCAAAATCAATTTTTACTGCAACATATAAATTTCTATCGAAaagtttgatataaaaatttgatataaataaCGTGTAGATTGCATGATGTGTTTTTAGAAAAATCTatcaaattttgttaaattttatctACCAAACATCAAGAATTCCTTTCATAAAGTGAACGTAGTTTTCTACCCGGAGATGAACGAAATTAATCAGACAAGAGGAATTTAACCTGATATTCAAGCGACACGCACGCGGCGTAAAAAAACTCGTTTCGAGGTTGTTTTTGCTTTCGTGCTAACTTTCGTATAGAGAACGGAATAACCCTTACATAATTACGATGTTACTCGAGTTTTGATGCTCTAAGCGtgacattaaaaaaatattgtgtaATCGTTTAGTATGTGATAATACGCTGAATTGCACGTTCTCAAGTCGTTGAATAACCTACCATCAATGAAAGTTTAATGTTCGGTCCATAATGTATGACAGAAGATAAAGAACCAGATGGTACTCAGTCTATGTGATACCCTGTCGAATATTTCTTCCATAATAGTTCATGGAAACATGGTTGATTAATTCGAGAGTTGGAATAAATCTTCCAGAATGACTCAATGAAACAACGTGTATTTGCAAATTTTGCCGATAAACATCAAATGTTAACCGAGGAAATaacatttcgaatttttattactttcatCATTGGATTTACATGGATCTAGAAAAATATGTAACGTCCACGTGACAAGGTCGGCGATTAAGGATCACGTTAATTAAGAGATGTTGTAACCAGATCGGTATGTATGAAGCAGATAATGATTGGCACAACGAAGTA from Bombus huntii isolate Logan2020A chromosome 5, iyBomHunt1.1, whole genome shotgun sequence includes the following:
- the LOC126865644 gene encoding anti-sigma-I factor RsgI2-like yields the protein MNAKLIIIFAFLAVAFAEEQAAGETKKDKRGIYGLGYGGGSYGGYSGGYSGGYGGGYGGGVPVSQVSVLTREVPVPVPHPVAVPVERQVPVPVRVPVAVPVDRPYPVHVPKPYPVPVTKHVPVPVDRPVPVPVSVPVKVPVPAPYAVPVVKQIPVPVAQPTVVVEKYNNGWPGHGSYPSGYSSW